Proteins from a single region of Palaemon carinicauda isolate YSFRI2023 chromosome 1, ASM3689809v2, whole genome shotgun sequence:
- the LOC137649287 gene encoding nuclear RNA export factor 1-like yields the protein MGRKSKRKNKDRQQRLDNMFPHEDMNMDDNSDVIKRGAKEQSKLSKKERKKKLRQMMNMCDKRNKSDGNWLGWHKISIKGDSPLEKDFILSSICNIVDVQFNPLGFCRIDNSSIFYLQNNEPAASAIAGLDKRLQGPDGCRLKIVSNKSEGPDLVLNSHQLLILQQCLSQRYKSDASLLDLSDLHNDTLLKERDILTPLQTPMIMKQVLKLIKENIPDLRALSLSNNGLRRSHIQSLQVLQSGCSQLAALNLEHNNISDLKFLNMIKVFPLTELNLQFNPIVETFKDRPLAYIKEVRSRLGSLKVLDSIDIETYLAENDKPTPYKVNINFSKNEKIMCSSSSSNSEFEVTDSTVRVFLDQYYSLIDTAERVNLVVAYTPDAVLEVKSNLELVHNGVFLGHDRIREALLMIPATQHHHSSFSLHVQPLGPKTTRAEITGHCQVAGVSTSVAFLRIMNIVPYNVGFCCSQDKWELKMTVT from the coding sequence ATGGGGCGAAAATCAAAACGTAAGAATAAGGACCGTCAGCAGAGGTTGGATAACATGTTTCCCCATGAAGACATGAATATGGATGATAACAGTGATGTAATAAAGAGGGGGGCCAAAGAACAATCCAAGTTAAGTAAAAAGGAACGAAAGAAGAAATTACGTCAGATGATGAACATGTGTGACAAACGTAACAAAAGTGATGGAAATTGGCTTGGTTGGCATAAGATTTCAATAAAAGGAGATAGTCCATTAGAAAAAGACTTTATCTTGTCAAGTATTTGTAACATTGTAGATGTGCAGTTCAATCCCTTAGGATTTTGTCGCATAGACAACAGTAGTATTTTTTACTTGCAAAATAATGAACCAGCAGCTTCAGCAATTGCTGGGCTTGACAAAAGATTGCAGGGTCCTGATGGCTGTCGGCTAAAGATTGTTTCTAATAAGTCTGAAGGGCCTGACTTGGTACTTAATTCTCACCAGTTACTGATATTACAGCAGTGCTTATCTCAGCGGTACAAAAGTGATGCCTCTCTGCTTGACCTTTCTGACTTACACAATGACACTTTGTTGAAGGAGAGAGACATCCTGACCCCTCTTCAAACACCAATGATCATGAAACAAGTATTGAAATTAATAAAGGAAAATATCCCAGACCTACGAGCTCTCAGTCTAAGTAACAATGGCCTTCGCAGGAGTCACATACAGTCTTTGCAAGTATTACAAAGTGGATGTTCACAGTTGGCAGCATTGAATTTGGAGCACAATAACATATCTGATTTGAAATTCTTAAACATGATAAAAGTGTTTCCTCTTACAGAATTGAATTTACAGTTCAACCCAATTGTTGAAACATTTAAAGACAGACCTTTGGCATATATCAAAGAAGTCAGATCTCGTCTGGGGAGCCTCAAGGTTTTGGACAGTATTGACATTGAAACTTATCTAGCTGAAAATGATAAACCTACACCATACAAAGTAAACATCAACTTCTccaaaaatgagaaaattatgtGCAGCTCATCAAGCAGTAATAGTGAGTTTGAAGTCACCGATTCAACTGTGCGAGTATTTTTGGATCAGTATTACAGCCTTATAGACACTGCAGAACGTGTTAATTTGGTTGTGGCTTACACTCCTGATGCTGTGTTAGAGGTAAAATCAAATTTAGAACTCGTACACAATGGTGTGTTTCTTGGCCATGACAGAATTAGAGAAGCCTTGCTCATGATTCCTGCCACCCAACATCACCACAGTTCATTTTCTCTGCATGTTCAGCCATTGGGTCCCAAGACCACACGAGCTGAAATTACAGGCCATTGCCAGGTGGCTGGAGTGAGTACCTCTGTTGCATTTTTGAGAATTATGAACATAGTGCCCTACAATGTAGGATTTTGTTGTTCCCAGGACAAATGGGAATTGAAAATGACTGTGACGTAG